The proteins below come from a single Streptomyces sp. M92 genomic window:
- a CDS encoding Gfo/Idh/MocA family oxidoreductase, with product MTGTPPGSPLRVGLVGYGLAGSVFHAPLIAATEGLVLDTVVTSNADRQQQARAEFPDVRTAATPDELFDRAAELDLVVIASPNKTHVPLATRALRAGLPVVVDKPVAGTAAEARELAELAEERGLLLSVFQNRRWDNDFLTLRKLLTEGALGDVWRFESRFERWRPKPKGGWRESGDPAEIGGLLYDLGSHVVDQALVLFGPATQVYAESVVRRAGAEADDDTFIAITHANGVRSHLYVSSTAAQLGPRFRVLGSKAGYVKHGLDPQEAALREGKRPGPGWGEEDESLWGRVGAGESPVTGGGSVAATVPGDYPAYYAAVARALREGGPNPVGVREAAAALDVLEAARTSARDGVAVAL from the coding sequence ATGACTGGTACTCCTCCCGGCAGCCCCCTGCGCGTCGGCCTCGTCGGCTACGGACTCGCGGGCTCCGTCTTCCACGCCCCGCTGATCGCCGCCACCGAGGGCCTGGTCCTGGACACGGTGGTCACCTCGAACGCCGACCGGCAGCAGCAGGCCCGCGCCGAGTTCCCGGACGTACGGACCGCCGCCACCCCCGACGAGCTGTTCGACCGGGCCGCCGAGCTGGACCTCGTCGTCATCGCGTCGCCGAACAAGACCCACGTGCCGCTCGCGACGCGGGCGCTGCGGGCCGGCCTGCCGGTCGTCGTGGACAAGCCGGTCGCGGGCACGGCGGCCGAGGCCCGGGAGCTGGCGGAGCTGGCCGAGGAGCGCGGCCTGCTGCTCTCCGTCTTCCAGAACCGCCGCTGGGACAACGACTTCCTGACCCTGCGCAAGCTGCTCACCGAGGGCGCCCTGGGCGACGTGTGGCGCTTCGAGTCCCGTTTCGAGCGCTGGCGGCCGAAGCCGAAGGGCGGCTGGCGCGAGTCCGGCGACCCGGCGGAGATCGGGGGGCTGCTGTACGACCTCGGCAGCCACGTCGTCGACCAGGCCCTCGTCCTGTTCGGCCCGGCCACCCAGGTGTACGCCGAGTCGGTCGTGCGCCGCGCGGGCGCCGAGGCCGACGACGACACGTTCATCGCGATCACGCACGCGAACGGTGTCCGCTCCCACCTCTACGTCTCCTCCACCGCCGCCCAGCTCGGCCCGCGCTTCCGCGTCCTGGGCTCCAAGGCCGGGTACGTCAAGCACGGCCTGGACCCGCAGGAGGCGGCGCTGCGCGAGGGCAAGCGGCCCGGCCCAGGCTGGGGCGAGGAGGACGAGTCGCTGTGGGGCCGGGTGGGCGCCGGGGAGTCCCCGGTGACCGGCGGCGGAAGCGTGGCGGCGACCGTGCCGGGCGACTACCCCGCGTACTACGCGGCGGTGGCGAGGGCCCTGCGCGAGGGCGGCCCGAACCCGGTCGGCGTCCGTGAGGCGGCCGCCGCCCTGGACGTACTGGAGGCGGCCCGCACGTCCGCCCGCGACGGAGTGGCGGTGGCCCTGTGA
- a CDS encoding heme-degrading domain-containing protein, translated as MSPSPDTAAPAVAELEAQERRLVFRRFTHDDAWALGSLLVELAREREAPVAIDIHRAGQQLFHAALPGSTPDNDAWIARKRRVVERYGSASYLVGSRFRAKGTTFEESSRLDPDTYAAHGGSFPVTVAGVGVVGAVTVSGLPQVEDHRLVVEALERFLGE; from the coding sequence GTGAGCCCCTCCCCCGACACCGCCGCCCCGGCCGTGGCGGAACTGGAGGCGCAGGAACGCCGCCTGGTCTTCCGCCGGTTCACCCACGACGACGCGTGGGCGCTGGGCTCCCTCCTGGTCGAGCTGGCCCGGGAGCGCGAAGCGCCGGTCGCCATCGACATCCACCGGGCCGGCCAGCAGCTCTTCCACGCCGCCCTGCCCGGCTCGACCCCCGACAACGACGCCTGGATCGCCCGCAAGCGCCGCGTGGTGGAGCGGTACGGTTCCGCGTCCTACCTGGTCGGTTCCCGTTTCCGGGCCAAGGGCACGACGTTCGAGGAGTCCTCGCGCCTCGACCCCGACACCTACGCGGCCCACGGCGGCTCCTTCCCGGTCACCGTGGCCGGCGTCGGAGTGGTCGGCGCGGTGACGGTGTCCGGGCTGCCGCAGGTGGAGGACCACCGGCTGGTGGTGGAGGCGCTGGAACGCTTCCTGGGCGAGTAG